A single region of the Magnetospirillum sp. WYHS-4 genome encodes:
- a CDS encoding TRAP transporter substrate-binding protein encodes MKIRTLAWCLVGSLLAVPALAADDKQIVIKFSHVVAPDTPKGKAAVKFKELAEERTKGRVKVEVYPNSQLYKDKEEMEALQLGAVHLLAPSLAKFGPLGVKEFELFDLPYIFADKKVLQKVTTGPVGAKLFQKLQTKGIYGLGFWDNGFKIMSANKPLKSPADFRGLKLRIQSSKVLDAQMRALGALPQVMAFSEVYQALQTGVVDGTENPPSNMYTQKMHEVQKHATLSDHGYLGYAVITNVKFWEGLPGDVRKELEIAMQEATKFANDIAQKENDDSLAAMKASGKTEFYTLTADEKAAWRKALLPVHKEMEARIGADFIKEVYKEAEALGHKY; translated from the coding sequence ATGAAGATAAGGACGCTGGCTTGGTGTCTGGTGGGCAGCCTGCTCGCCGTTCCCGCCCTGGCCGCCGACGACAAGCAGATCGTCATCAAGTTCAGCCATGTCGTGGCGCCCGACACGCCCAAGGGCAAGGCTGCCGTCAAGTTCAAGGAACTGGCCGAGGAGCGGACCAAGGGCCGCGTCAAGGTCGAGGTCTATCCCAACAGCCAGCTTTACAAGGACAAGGAAGAGATGGAGGCCCTGCAGCTGGGCGCCGTCCACCTCCTCGCTCCATCCCTGGCCAAGTTCGGGCCTCTGGGGGTGAAGGAATTCGAACTGTTCGACCTTCCCTACATCTTCGCCGACAAGAAGGTGTTGCAGAAGGTGACCACCGGGCCGGTGGGCGCCAAGCTGTTCCAGAAGCTGCAGACCAAGGGCATCTACGGCCTGGGGTTCTGGGATAACGGATTCAAGATCATGAGCGCCAACAAGCCGCTCAAGTCGCCGGCCGACTTCCGGGGCCTCAAGCTGCGCATCCAGTCCTCCAAGGTGCTGGATGCCCAGATGCGCGCCCTGGGCGCCCTGCCCCAGGTGATGGCCTTCTCGGAAGTCTATCAGGCCCTGCAGACCGGCGTGGTGGACGGTACCGAGAACCCGCCGTCCAACATGTATACCCAGAAGATGCACGAGGTGCAGAAGCACGCCACGCTTTCCGACCATGGCTATCTGGGCTACGCGGTCATCACCAACGTCAAGTTCTGGGAAGGCTTGCCGGGCGACGTCCGCAAGGAGTTGGAGATCGCCATGCAGGAGGCGACCAAGTTCGCCAACGACATCGCCCAGAAGGAAAACGACGATTCCCTGGCCGCGATGAAGGCCTCGGGCAAGACCGAGTTCTACACCTTGACGGCCGACGAGAAGGCCGCTTGGCGCAAGGCCCTGCTGCCCGTGCACAAGGAAATGGAGGCGCGCATCGGCGCCGACTTCATCAAGGAAGTCTACAAGGAGGCCGAGGCCCTCGGCCACAAGTACTAA
- a CDS encoding TRAP transporter small permease, with product MLKILDRLEEVIISFLMAAATLVIFAAVVHRYASGVSFLYPIMHQINMGWAQELCIYMFIWMAKFGAAYGVRTGIHVGVDVLINRMQTPLRTKFIVFGLLSGAVFTGTIGTLGAYFVWEMGHTDQTSPDMEMPMWIIYLAIPFGSYLMCFRFLQVAWTFVRTGELPHHDHSHVAGIGEEEEAAAKAAQKPEDINWFELDNDLHPRDVAHHPEGTEGEGKDEEKRP from the coding sequence TTGCTGAAGATTCTCGACCGCCTGGAGGAAGTGATCATCTCCTTCCTCATGGCCGCGGCGACGCTGGTGATCTTCGCCGCCGTCGTCCATCGCTACGCTTCCGGTGTCTCGTTTCTCTATCCGATCATGCACCAGATCAACATGGGTTGGGCGCAGGAACTCTGCATCTACATGTTCATCTGGATGGCCAAGTTCGGCGCCGCCTACGGCGTGCGCACCGGCATTCACGTGGGCGTGGACGTGCTCATCAACCGGATGCAAACTCCCCTCAGGACCAAGTTCATCGTCTTCGGCCTGTTGTCCGGGGCGGTGTTCACCGGAACCATCGGCACGTTGGGCGCCTACTTCGTCTGGGAGATGGGACATACGGACCAGACTTCCCCCGACATGGAAATGCCGATGTGGATCATCTACTTGGCGATTCCCTTCGGCTCCTACCTGATGTGCTTCCGCTTCCTGCAAGTGGCCTGGACCTTCGTCCGCACCGGCGAACTGCCCCATCACGACCACAGCCACGTGGCCGGCATCGGCGAGGAGGAGGAAGCGGCGGCGAAGGCTGCGCAGAAGCCGGAAGACATCAACTGGTTCGAGTTGGACAACGACCTGCATCCGCGCGACGTCGCCCACCATCCCGAGGGTACGGAAGGCGAAGGCAAGGACGAGGAGAAGCGGCCATGA
- a CDS encoding TRAP transporter large permease subunit has product MNATIIFVLLLGLMLTGMPISISLGLTVLTFLFTMTSVPIESVAMKLFTGIEKFEIMAIPFFILAGNFLTHGGVARRMIAFATSMVGHWSGGLGLAGVVACALFAAVSGSSPATVVAIGSIILPAMVKQGFPARFGAGVITTSGALGILIPPSIVMVMYAVSTNTSVGQLFMAGVVPGLMLASLLGLVTWWIAYKNGYPRMERANWATRLKTFKDSVWGLLLIVVVMGGIYSGIFTPTEAAAMSAVYAFFVAVFVYKDMSLKDVPKVLLASANMSAMLLYIITNAILFSFLMTSENIPQEMAEWMIGKDLSPWVFLLAVNVLLLMAGNVMEPSSITLIMAPILFPIAMKLGIDPVHFGIMIVVNMEVGMCHPPVGLNLYVASGITRMGITELTIAVMPWLLTMLGFMLLITYIPAISLWLPHLLGAR; this is encoded by the coding sequence ATGAACGCCACCATCATCTTCGTCCTGCTGCTGGGGCTGATGCTTACCGGCATGCCGATTTCGATCTCGCTGGGCCTGACGGTGCTCACCTTCCTGTTCACCATGACCAGCGTGCCTATCGAAAGCGTGGCGATGAAGCTGTTCACCGGCATCGAGAAGTTCGAGATCATGGCGATTCCGTTCTTCATCCTGGCCGGCAATTTCCTCACCCACGGCGGCGTGGCCCGGCGCATGATCGCCTTCGCCACTTCCATGGTCGGCCATTGGAGCGGTGGCCTGGGCCTGGCCGGCGTGGTCGCCTGCGCCCTGTTCGCCGCCGTGTCCGGGTCCAGCCCGGCCACCGTGGTGGCCATCGGCTCGATCATCCTGCCGGCCATGGTCAAGCAGGGCTTTCCCGCCCGCTTCGGGGCCGGCGTCATCACCACCTCGGGCGCCCTGGGCATCCTGATCCCGCCTTCCATCGTCATGGTGATGTACGCGGTTTCCACCAACACCTCGGTCGGGCAGCTGTTCATGGCCGGCGTGGTGCCGGGCCTCATGCTGGCGTCCCTGCTGGGTCTGGTGACCTGGTGGATCGCCTACAAGAACGGCTATCCCCGCATGGAACGGGCCAACTGGGCCACCCGCCTCAAGACGTTCAAGGACAGCGTCTGGGGCCTGCTGCTGATCGTGGTGGTGATGGGCGGCATCTATTCGGGCATCTTCACCCCGACCGAGGCGGCGGCCATGAGTGCCGTCTACGCCTTCTTCGTGGCGGTCTTCGTCTACAAGGACATGTCCCTGAAGGATGTGCCGAAGGTGCTGCTGGCGTCGGCCAACATGAGCGCCATGTTGCTCTACATCATCACCAACGCCATCCTGTTCTCGTTCCTGATGACCAGCGAGAACATCCCCCAGGAGATGGCGGAATGGATGATCGGCAAGGACCTCAGCCCCTGGGTCTTCCTGTTGGCGGTCAACGTGCTGCTGTTGATGGCGGGCAATGTGATGGAGCCGTCCTCGATCACCCTCATCATGGCGCCCATTCTGTTCCCCATCGCCATGAAGCTGGGCATCGATCCGGTGCATTTCGGCATCATGATCGTGGTCAACATGGAAGTCGGCATGTGCCATCCGCCGGTGGGCCTGAACCTCTATGTGGCGTCCGGCATCACCCGCATGGGCATCACCGAGCTGACCATCGCGGTCATGCCCTGGCTGCTGACCATGCTGGGGTTCATGTTGCTCATCACCTACATCCCCGCCATTTCGCTCTGGCTGCCGCATTTGCTGGGAGCCCGATAG
- a CDS encoding response regulator, producing MTDLTRDNGQGAKTHAFLAGLTYLIIDDNRFARILMRAALAGFGLKHVIEAEDAVEGLALLRKLPIDVVLVDYEMPIVNGCEFTRLARRDDGVLNPELPIVMVSGHCDWRCVVAARDAGVHEYLAKPFSADDLFRRVAMAVLKPRPFIRSKTYVGPERRSVKTTPLPVLVDRRQGTVTQAPVLDPIACVA from the coding sequence ATGACGGACCTGACCCGCGATAACGGCCAAGGCGCCAAAACCCACGCGTTCCTGGCTGGATTGACCTACCTCATCATCGACGACAATCGCTTCGCCCGCATCCTGATGCGCGCCGCCCTGGCAGGCTTCGGCCTCAAGCACGTCATCGAGGCCGAGGACGCGGTGGAAGGGCTCGCCCTGCTGCGCAAGCTGCCCATCGACGTGGTCCTGGTGGATTACGAGATGCCGATCGTCAACGGCTGCGAGTTCACCAGGTTGGCACGGCGCGACGATGGCGTGCTGAACCCCGAACTACCCATCGTGATGGTGTCCGGCCATTGCGATTGGCGATGCGTGGTCGCGGCCCGCGATGCCGGTGTCCACGAATACCTGGCCAAGCCCTTCTCCGCCGACGACCTGTTCCGCCGGGTGGCCATGGCGGTCCTCAAGCCGCGGCCCTTCATTCGCAGCAAGACCTACGTGGGGCCCGAACGGCGTTCGGTGAAGACGACGCCCCTGCCTGTTCTGGTGGACCGTCGCCAAGGCACCGTCACCCAGGCCCCGGTTCTCGATCCCATAGCTTGCGTCGCCTGA
- a CDS encoding F0F1 ATP synthase subunit delta yields the protein MSTHSTDATGLAGRYASALFELAEADKALERVAEDLSRLDAMIRESADLARLIRSPVVARADQAKAMTALVRRIDAADLTHRFIGLVARNRRLSALPAMATAFQSLLAAKRGEVTAEVVSAGELSAAQVEALTVSLKKAVGSAVTVEARVDPSLIGGLVVKVGSRMVDSSLRSKLLQMRLAMKGVG from the coding sequence GTGTCGACCCACAGCACAGACGCCACGGGGCTGGCTGGCCGTTACGCCTCGGCTCTTTTCGAGCTGGCGGAAGCGGACAAGGCCTTGGAACGGGTGGCGGAAGATCTCTCCCGCCTGGACGCCATGATCCGCGAGAGCGCCGACCTCGCCCGCCTGATCCGCTCGCCGGTCGTGGCGCGCGCCGACCAGGCCAAGGCCATGACGGCCCTGGTTCGGCGCATCGATGCCGCCGATCTGACCCATCGCTTCATCGGACTGGTGGCCAGGAATCGCCGTCTGAGCGCCCTGCCGGCCATGGCGACGGCTTTCCAGTCCCTGCTGGCCGCCAAGCGCGGCGAGGTCACGGCCGAGGTGGTCTCCGCCGGAGAACTTTCGGCCGCCCAGGTGGAAGCCCTGACCGTATCGTTGAAGAAGGCCGTCGGTTCGGCGGTAACCGTCGAGGCGAGGGTCGATCCCTCGCTGATCGGCGGGCTCGTCGTCAAGGTGGGCTCGCGGATGGTCGACAGCTCTCTTCGCTCCAAGTTGCTGCAAATGCGCCTCGCCATGAAAGGGGTAGGATGA
- the atpA gene encoding F0F1 ATP synthase subunit alpha yields the protein MEIRAAEISAILKDQIASFGAETETAEVGRVLSVGDGIARIHGLDNVQAGEMVEFPGGIKGMALNLESDNVGTVIFGNDRSIKEGDLVKRTGAIVDVPVGKALLGRVVDGLGEPIDGKGPIVGATRQRVEVKAPGIIPRKSVHEPMQTGIKAIDSLIPVGRGQRELIIGDRQTGKTSIVIDTILNQKRINEAATDESQKLYCIYVAVGQKRSTVAQIVKILEDNGAMDYSIVVAATASEPAPLQFLAPYTGCTMGEYFRDNGMHAVIFYDDLSKQAVAYRQMSLLLRRPPGREAYPGDVFYLHSRLLERAAKMNKEHGSGSLTALPVIETQASDVSAYIPTNVISITDGQIFLETELFYKGIRPAVNVGISVSRVGSAAQIKAMKKVAGSIKLELAQYREMAAFAQFASDLDPATQKLLARGARLTQILKQGLFSPYPVEEEVVAIFAGVKGYLDNVPAQDVTRFEAAFLDDIRANGADILKAIREEKDISADTEAKLKAFLDTFTKAFS from the coding sequence ATGGAAATCCGCGCCGCTGAGATCTCCGCTATTCTCAAGGACCAGATCGCGTCGTTCGGCGCCGAGACGGAAACCGCCGAGGTCGGCCGGGTGCTGTCTGTGGGCGACGGCATCGCGCGCATCCACGGCCTGGACAACGTGCAGGCCGGCGAGATGGTCGAATTCCCCGGCGGCATCAAGGGCATGGCGCTCAACCTGGAAAGCGACAACGTCGGCACCGTGATCTTCGGCAACGACCGCAGCATCAAGGAAGGCGACTTGGTGAAGCGCACCGGCGCCATCGTGGACGTGCCGGTGGGCAAGGCCCTGCTGGGCCGCGTGGTGGACGGCCTGGGCGAGCCGATCGACGGCAAGGGCCCCATCGTCGGGGCGACCCGCCAGCGGGTCGAGGTCAAGGCGCCGGGCATCATCCCCCGCAAGTCGGTGCACGAGCCCATGCAGACGGGCATCAAGGCCATCGACAGCCTGATCCCGGTCGGCCGGGGCCAACGCGAGCTGATCATCGGCGACCGCCAGACCGGCAAGACCTCGATCGTCATCGATACCATCCTCAACCAGAAGCGCATCAACGAAGCGGCCACCGACGAATCGCAGAAGCTCTATTGCATCTACGTCGCTGTCGGCCAGAAGCGCTCCACCGTGGCCCAGATCGTCAAGATCCTGGAAGACAACGGCGCCATGGATTATTCCATCGTCGTCGCCGCCACCGCTTCCGAGCCGGCGCCGCTGCAGTTCCTGGCCCCTTATACCGGCTGCACCATGGGCGAGTACTTTCGCGACAACGGCATGCACGCGGTCATCTTCTACGACGATCTGTCCAAGCAGGCCGTGGCCTACCGCCAGATGTCGCTGCTTTTGCGCCGCCCGCCCGGCCGCGAGGCCTATCCCGGCGACGTGTTCTATCTGCATTCGCGCCTGCTGGAACGCGCCGCCAAGATGAACAAGGAGCATGGCTCCGGATCGCTGACCGCCCTGCCGGTCATCGAAACCCAGGCCTCCGACGTTTCGGCCTACATCCCGACCAACGTGATTTCCATCACCGATGGCCAGATCTTCCTGGAGACCGAGCTGTTCTACAAGGGTATCCGCCCGGCGGTGAACGTCGGCATCTCGGTGTCGCGCGTCGGCTCGGCGGCCCAGATCAAGGCGATGAAGAAGGTGGCCGGCTCGATCAAGCTGGAACTGGCCCAGTACCGCGAAATGGCGGCCTTCGCCCAGTTCGCCTCGGACCTGGACCCGGCGACCCAGAAGTTGCTGGCCCGCGGCGCCCGCCTGACCCAAATCCTCAAGCAAGGCCTGTTCTCCCCCTACCCGGTGGAGGAAGAGGTGGTCGCCATCTTCGCCGGCGTGAAGGGCTATCTGGACAACGTGCCGGCCCAGGACGTCACCCGCTTCGAGGCCGCCTTCCTGGACGACATCCGCGCCAACGGCGCCGATATTCTGAAGGCGATCCGCGAGGAAAAGGACATCTCGGCCGATACCGAGGCGAAGCTCAAGGCTTTCCTCGACACTTTCACGAAGGCCTTTTCCTAA
- a CDS encoding F0F1 ATP synthase subunit gamma: protein MPNLKDLRVRITSVKSTQKITSAMKMVAASKLRRAQVAAEQARPYAQRMDRMLSELVASLPTLDGTPRLLSGTGSDQVHLIVAMTADRGLCGGFNANVAREVRKLVTHLRAEGKTPKILCIGRKGRDALKRDHADLIIATHENLMRTGAQFDTARMIGRQLRDMYAEGQFDVCTIVFNRFQSAISQVVTAQQLIPFPVPATAKEDRQIGLIKPLYILEPSEEELLGALLPRNLSVQVFRAMLEGYASEQGARMTAMDNATRNAGDMINALTLKYNRTRQAYITKELIEIISGAEAL, encoded by the coding sequence ATGCCCAACTTGAAGGACCTCCGGGTCCGCATCACCAGCGTCAAATCGACGCAGAAGATCACCTCCGCCATGAAGATGGTGGCGGCGAGCAAGCTGCGCCGTGCCCAGGTGGCGGCCGAGCAGGCCCGTCCCTATGCCCAGCGTATGGATCGCATGCTGTCCGAACTGGTGGCCAGCCTGCCGACCCTGGACGGCACGCCGAGGCTGCTGTCGGGCACCGGGTCCGACCAAGTGCATCTGATCGTCGCCATGACCGCCGACCGCGGGCTTTGCGGCGGCTTCAACGCCAACGTGGCCCGCGAGGTGCGCAAGCTGGTGACGCATCTGCGGGCCGAGGGAAAGACGCCGAAGATCCTCTGCATCGGTCGCAAGGGCCGCGACGCGCTCAAGCGCGACCACGCCGATCTGATCATCGCCACCCATGAAAACCTGATGCGGACCGGGGCGCAGTTCGATACCGCCCGCATGATCGGCCGCCAACTTCGCGATATGTACGCCGAAGGCCAGTTCGACGTCTGCACCATCGTCTTCAACCGGTTCCAGTCGGCGATCAGCCAAGTGGTCACCGCCCAGCAGCTCATTCCCTTCCCGGTTCCCGCGACCGCCAAGGAGGACCGCCAGATCGGACTGATCAAGCCGCTCTACATCCTGGAGCCTTCGGAAGAGGAACTCCTTGGGGCGTTGCTGCCGCGCAATCTGTCCGTCCAGGTCTTCCGCGCCATGCTGGAGGGCTACGCTTCGGAACAGGGAGCGCGCATGACCGCCATGGACAACGCGACCCGCAACGCCGGCGACATGATCAATGCCCTGACGCTGAAGTACAATCGCACACGCCAGGCCTACATCACCAAGGAACTGATCGAGATCATCTCGGGTGCCGAGGCCCTCTAG
- the atpD gene encoding F0F1 ATP synthase subunit beta, with amino-acid sequence MTQNNIGTITQVLGAVVDVHFEGALPAILNALHVDNQGKRLVLEVAQHLGEHTVRTVAMDTTDGLVRGQEVTDTGDAIRVPVGPETLGRIINVIGEPVDERGPVTTKMTYPIHRDAPKFVDQSTETEILTTGIKVIDLLAPYAKGGKIGLFGGAGVGKTVIIMELINNIAKGHGGFSVFAGVGERTREGNDLYHEMIESGVIKLDGSGSKAALVYGQMNEPPGARARVGITGLTLAEYFRDEEGQDVLFFVDNIFRFTQAGSEVSALLGRIPSAVGYQPTLATDMGALQERITSTKKGSITSVQAIYVPADDLTDPAPATSFAHLDATTVLSRAIAELGIYPAVDPLDSTSRVLDPRVVGDEHYATAREVQRILQTYKSLQDIIAILGMDELSEEDKLVVARARKMQRFLSQPFHVAEVFTGTKGVFVNLEDTIKGFKGIVAGDYDHLPEAAFYMVGTIDEAIAKAKKMAAEAA; translated from the coding sequence ATGACCCAGAACAATATCGGCACCATCACCCAGGTCCTGGGCGCCGTGGTGGACGTGCACTTCGAGGGTGCGCTGCCCGCCATCCTGAATGCCCTGCACGTGGATAACCAGGGCAAGCGGCTGGTGCTCGAGGTGGCGCAGCACCTGGGCGAGCATACGGTGCGCACGGTGGCCATGGATACCACCGATGGCTTGGTGCGCGGCCAGGAGGTGACCGATACCGGCGATGCCATCCGCGTGCCGGTGGGCCCCGAGACCCTGGGTCGCATCATCAACGTGATCGGCGAGCCGGTGGACGAGCGCGGACCGGTCACCACCAAGATGACCTACCCCATCCACCGCGACGCGCCCAAGTTCGTGGACCAGTCGACGGAAACCGAGATCCTGACCACCGGCATCAAGGTCATCGACCTGCTGGCGCCCTATGCCAAGGGCGGCAAGATCGGCCTGTTCGGGGGTGCCGGCGTGGGCAAGACCGTGATCATCATGGAGCTCATCAACAACATCGCCAAGGGGCACGGCGGCTTCTCGGTCTTCGCCGGCGTGGGCGAACGCACCCGCGAAGGCAACGACCTCTACCACGAGATGATCGAATCGGGCGTCATCAAGCTGGACGGCTCCGGCTCCAAGGCCGCCCTGGTGTATGGTCAGATGAACGAGCCGCCGGGGGCGCGGGCCCGCGTCGGCATCACCGGCCTGACGCTGGCGGAATACTTCCGCGACGAGGAAGGGCAGGACGTGCTGTTCTTCGTCGACAACATCTTCCGCTTCACCCAGGCGGGCTCGGAAGTGTCGGCGCTGCTGGGCCGCATTCCCTCGGCGGTGGGCTACCAGCCGACGCTGGCCACCGACATGGGCGCCCTGCAGGAGCGCATCACCTCGACCAAGAAGGGCTCGATCACCTCGGTGCAGGCCATCTACGTGCCGGCCGACGACTTGACCGACCCGGCCCCGGCGACCTCGTTCGCCCACCTGGACGCCACCACGGTGCTCAGCCGCGCTATCGCCGAATTGGGCATCTATCCTGCGGTGGACCCGCTCGATTCCACCTCGCGCGTGCTCGATCCGCGCGTGGTCGGCGACGAACACTATGCCACCGCCCGCGAAGTGCAGCGCATCCTGCAGACTTACAAGTCCCTGCAGGACATCATCGCCATCCTGGGCATGGACGAACTGTCCGAGGAAGACAAGCTGGTGGTGGCCCGCGCCCGCAAGATGCAGCGCTTCCTGTCGCAACCCTTCCACGTGGCCGAAGTCTTCACCGGCACCAAGGGCGTGTTCGTCAATCTGGAAGACACCATCAAGGGATTCAAGGGCATCGTGGCCGGCGACTACGACCACCTGCCGGAGGCGGCCTTCTACATGGTCGGCACCATCGACGAGGCGATCGCCAAGGCCAAGAAGATGGCGGCCGAGGCGGCCTAA
- the atpC gene encoding ATP synthase F1 subunit epsilon has protein sequence MAEKIQFEIVTPAKLMLSEEADMVVAPGGDGDFGVLPGHAPMLSTLRAGTIDVYTGDKVRNKIFVEGGFAEVTGERCTILAQVAIPLREIGREDAERRLSKARDGLESADNFEKRKAAGRELESAEAMLAAVAAYQDKLRAGH, from the coding sequence ATGGCGGAAAAAATCCAGTTCGAGATCGTCACTCCGGCCAAGCTGATGCTGTCGGAGGAAGCCGACATGGTGGTGGCGCCGGGCGGCGACGGCGATTTCGGCGTCCTGCCGGGCCACGCGCCCATGCTATCCACCCTCAGGGCCGGCACCATCGATGTCTATACGGGCGACAAGGTGCGCAACAAGATCTTCGTCGAAGGCGGTTTCGCCGAGGTGACGGGGGAACGTTGCACCATCCTCGCCCAGGTGGCCATTCCGTTGCGCGAGATCGGGCGCGAGGACGCGGAAAGGCGGCTGTCCAAGGCGCGCGACGGCTTGGAATCCGCCGACAACTTCGAAAAGCGCAAGGCGGCCGGCCGCGAACTGGAATCCGCCGAAGCCATGCTGGCCGCCGTGGCGGCCTACCAGGACAAGCTGCGCGCCGGGCACTGA
- a CDS encoding cytochrome c biogenesis protein CcdA yields MEGFAVSYWAALGAGVLSFVSPCVLPLVPAYICFVGGASLDELLSDEPESKVIVRHIFVASLAFVLGFSTVFVALGMTATAIGGLIGQYKDVLAKTAGLVVMFFGLHFMGLFRVGFLNFEKRYHVAERPAGPVGSFCLGLAFAFGWTPCVGPILATILMIASAGESPMDGGLLLGAYAAGIGIPFLIAASAVKPFMILMKRFRQHMRTIELGIGGLLVVTGALIFFGGMEDIGLWLLETFPSLGKIG; encoded by the coding sequence ATGGAGGGCTTCGCGGTCAGCTATTGGGCTGCCCTGGGGGCGGGGGTGCTCAGCTTCGTGTCGCCCTGCGTGCTTCCCCTGGTGCCCGCCTACATCTGCTTCGTGGGGGGCGCCTCGCTCGACGAACTGCTGTCGGACGAGCCGGAATCCAAGGTCATCGTCCGCCACATCTTCGTGGCCTCCCTAGCCTTCGTGCTCGGGTTCTCCACCGTCTTCGTCGCGCTCGGCATGACCGCCACCGCCATTGGCGGCCTGATCGGCCAGTACAAGGACGTACTCGCCAAGACGGCCGGCTTGGTGGTGATGTTCTTCGGTCTTCATTTCATGGGCCTGTTCCGGGTCGGCTTCCTGAACTTCGAGAAGCGCTACCACGTCGCCGAGCGCCCGGCCGGCCCCGTCGGCTCCTTCTGCCTGGGCTTGGCTTTCGCCTTCGGCTGGACGCCTTGCGTCGGCCCCATCCTGGCCACCATCCTGATGATCGCCTCGGCAGGCGAGAGCCCGATGGACGGCGGGTTGTTGCTGGGGGCCTATGCGGCCGGCATCGGCATTCCCTTCCTGATCGCCGCCTCGGCGGTCAAGCCCTTCATGATCCTGATGAAGCGCTTCCGCCAGCACATGCGCACCATCGAACTGGGCATCGGCGGGCTGCTGGTGGTGACCGGGGCGCTGATCTTCTTCGGCGGCATGGAGGACATCGGCCTCTGGCTGCTGGAGACCTTCCCGTCGCTGGGCAAGATCGGCTAA
- a CDS encoding 1,4-dihydroxy-2-naphthoate polyprenyltransferase: protein MNDSSPPRGWRLWLLAARPRTLPLAVVPVLVGSALGWAEGGRGAFHAVPFVLALAVSALIQIGTNLLNDVDDFERGADRPARLGPQRVTAQGWATPRQVKRAALTCFLAVTASGIYLTAFGGLPIILIGAAGVLAGWSYSRSPWPISYSATGEAFVFLFFGLAAVGGSAWLQNPAFSPAALVAGAALGLMAAAVLMVNNTRDMEEDRQAGRRTLAIRMGLDGARMVYAILMLAPYLMLALLGQALPLLSLPLAVWLVMRFRRETPGPAFNGLLARTAQAQALFGLLLALALV from the coding sequence GTGAACGATTCGTCCCCGCCCAGAGGCTGGCGGCTGTGGCTGCTGGCAGCCCGCCCCCGCACCCTGCCCTTGGCGGTGGTGCCGGTGCTGGTCGGCAGCGCGCTGGGATGGGCCGAAGGTGGGAGGGGCGCCTTCCATGCCGTCCCCTTCGTCCTGGCTCTGGCGGTTTCCGCCCTGATCCAGATCGGCACCAATCTGCTGAACGACGTGGACGATTTCGAACGGGGCGCCGACCGCCCGGCCCGTTTGGGCCCCCAACGGGTCACCGCCCAGGGCTGGGCGACGCCCCGGCAGGTCAAGCGCGCGGCGCTGACCTGCTTCCTGGCGGTGACGGCGTCCGGCATCTACCTGACGGCTTTCGGCGGCTTGCCGATCATCCTGATCGGGGCGGCGGGCGTGCTGGCGGGCTGGAGTTATTCGCGCTCTCCATGGCCGATTTCCTATTCGGCGACCGGGGAGGCCTTCGTCTTCCTGTTCTTCGGCTTGGCGGCGGTGGGGGGTAGCGCTTGGCTGCAGAACCCGGCGTTTTCCCCGGCGGCCCTGGTGGCGGGGGCGGCCCTGGGCCTGATGGCCGCCGCCGTGCTGATGGTCAACAACACGCGCGACATGGAGGAGGACCGGCAGGCCGGACGCCGGACCTTGGCCATTCGGATGGGCCTGGATGGGGCGCGGATGGTCTACGCGATCCTGATGCTGGCGCCCTACCTGATGCTGGCGCTCCTGGGGCAAGCGCTGCCGTTGCTTTCCCTGCCTTTGGCCGTCTGGTTGGTTATGCGGTTCCGGCGCGAAACGCCGGGACCTGCCTTCAACGGCCTGCTGGCCCGCACCGCGCAGGCCCAGGCCCTTTTCGGGCTGCTACTGGCGCTCGCCCTCGTTTAG